Proteins encoded within one genomic window of Pygocentrus nattereri isolate fPygNat1 chromosome 7, fPygNat1.pri, whole genome shotgun sequence:
- the ctxn2 gene encoding cortexin-2, whose translation MYSVHYNHSLASMSGGEIVAYSLTLEQKMAFAFVGMLLVFLGLLIVRCFRILLDPYSSMPSSHWGDGLEVLEKGTFEYALT comes from the coding sequence ATGTATAGCGTCCACTACAACCACTCCCTGGCCAGTATGAGTGGCGGAGAGATCGTGGCGTACTCTCTGACGCTGGAGCAGAAGATGGCGTTCGCCTTCGTCGGAATGCTGCTGGTATTCCTCGGCCTGCTCATCGTGCGCTGCTTCCGGATCCTTCTGGACCCCTACAGCAGCATGCCGTCCTCACACTGGGGCGACGGGCTGGAGGTGCTGGAGAAAGGGACGTTTGAGTACGCGCTCACCTGA